The following are from one region of the Luteimonas sp. MC1572 genome:
- a CDS encoding class I fructose-bisphosphate aldolase: MSIEQLAETALAMVAPGKGIIAIDESTATIAKRFAGVGIENTEENRRAYRELLLTTPRLSEHISGAILFDETIRQSTKSGVPFAKYMSDNGMIPGIKVDKGTHALAGFPGEVVTEGLDGLRARLEEYYKLGARFAKWRAVINIGEDVPSGTCIEANAHALARYAALCQEQGLVPMVEPEVIMDGNHDIETCYEVSEVTLRALFDALYNQNVALEGTILKASMVLPGKDCEEQASVEDVAEATLMCLKSSVPAILPGIVFLSGGQSDEDATAHLDAMNRLGPNPWPLSFSYGRAMQSAALQLWSKDLTGNYASAQQTVFARARDNGLAALGQWGDND; encoded by the coding sequence ATGAGCATCGAACAGCTTGCCGAAACCGCCCTCGCCATGGTCGCCCCCGGCAAGGGCATCATCGCGATCGACGAATCCACCGCCACCATCGCCAAGCGTTTCGCCGGCGTGGGCATCGAGAACACCGAAGAGAACCGCCGCGCCTACCGCGAGCTGCTGCTCACCACGCCGCGCCTGTCCGAGCACATCAGCGGCGCGATCCTGTTCGACGAGACCATCCGCCAGTCGACCAAGAGCGGCGTGCCGTTCGCGAAGTACATGTCCGACAACGGCATGATCCCGGGCATCAAGGTCGACAAGGGCACCCACGCGCTGGCCGGTTTCCCGGGCGAAGTGGTCACCGAGGGCCTCGACGGCCTGCGCGCGCGCCTCGAGGAGTACTACAAGCTCGGCGCGCGCTTCGCCAAGTGGCGCGCGGTGATCAACATCGGCGAGGACGTCCCGTCCGGCACCTGCATCGAGGCCAACGCCCACGCGCTGGCGCGCTACGCCGCGCTGTGCCAGGAGCAGGGCCTGGTGCCGATGGTCGAGCCGGAAGTGATCATGGACGGCAACCACGACATCGAGACCTGCTACGAGGTGAGCGAGGTCACGCTGCGCGCGCTGTTCGATGCGCTGTACAACCAGAACGTCGCGCTCGAGGGCACCATCCTCAAGGCGTCGATGGTGCTGCCGGGCAAGGATTGCGAAGAGCAGGCGTCGGTCGAGGATGTCGCCGAAGCCACCCTGATGTGCCTGAAGTCGTCGGTGCCGGCCATCCTTCCGGGCATCGTGTTCCTGTCGGGCGGCCAGAGCGACGAGGACGCCACCGCGCACCTCGACGCGATGAACCGCCTGGGCCCGAACCCGTGGCCGCTGTCGTTCTCCTACGGCCGCGCGATGCAGTCGGCGGCGCTGCAGCTGTGGTCGAAGGACCTCACCGGCAACTACGCCAGTGCCCAGCAGACGGTATTCGCCCGCGCCCGCGACAACGGCCTGGCGGCGCTGGGCCAGTGGGGCGACAACGACTGA
- a CDS encoding sel1 repeat family protein, producing the protein MRSAPVRSLRRGACAALLALVASPPMVAAESPSAVVARDVEAAWVRFLAEGDAAVVHPAYGVLSAVAYDGQHVDAEACGREAQALDAALVAAPVGIALQRVALLCAEAVGDSQAADVAADALSALARRAFASAGDADWSPPIRIVRIEDAYALFQTAGMDVRHAYFQDLVPGRHFPLRVAAWDAAAGRERNFVFDFIDVGYHIDRAAEHAGFPLLRVELAEAWIEALAPAEVAARDHRALLLASQAAGVAEKLVAVRDAAAAGGIQSTRTWIVLCLQADIPGCGEGLVDAILPHAEATRSLSMVHLAVAYAEGLGMEPDQGAADALLAAADRRSRPGDALVEYLSLRALARDGDVAEASRARLRALAGEGQPAAVLAFLADGPAIETWPAGLAERLAASSFKSSGSAARLLAQHHRQASRASDADAWLERAAALGDAQAQSELGFALVDEVPLDDARQARAEALLREAAHGGDIGGARYSAMVSARQGRVREAETWLLPAMRRGSAPAALDLARMVLTQPEPVTRITIAATLDMLRELASEAGGLAEARQMLAEVLIDGIGTDKAPAEAEALLLVDAETGDVTSMAYLGSGYLRGVFGTRDVAAGRAWMERAVATGDPDAYAEFGSGLYYGGETAAERAEGIAWWTKGLEAGNDMAANNLAWAFCTSRHADVQDARRGLEVARALEARIADARPGLVDTFAACHAAAGDHAQAVVLQQRAIDGLPKRDDGQPDDRSGYGDRLALYRAGRAYVEVEDP; encoded by the coding sequence ATGAGGTCGGCACCGGTGCGCAGTCTTCGCCGCGGCGCGTGCGCCGCACTCCTGGCGCTGGTCGCCTCGCCGCCGATGGTGGCGGCGGAGTCGCCTTCCGCCGTTGTTGCCCGTGACGTCGAAGCGGCGTGGGTTCGCTTCCTCGCCGAGGGTGACGCTGCGGTCGTGCATCCCGCGTACGGGGTCCTGTCCGCAGTTGCGTACGACGGTCAGCATGTCGATGCGGAGGCATGCGGCCGCGAAGCGCAGGCATTGGACGCCGCGCTCGTGGCGGCGCCGGTCGGCATCGCCTTGCAGCGCGTCGCGCTGCTGTGCGCCGAGGCCGTCGGTGACAGCCAGGCCGCCGATGTGGCCGCCGACGCTCTCTCGGCGCTTGCGCGCCGGGCCTTCGCGAGTGCGGGCGATGCCGACTGGTCGCCACCGATCCGCATCGTGCGCATCGAGGACGCCTACGCGCTGTTCCAGACCGCCGGCATGGACGTGCGCCATGCCTATTTCCAGGACCTCGTCCCCGGCCGCCACTTCCCGCTGCGGGTCGCGGCGTGGGATGCAGCCGCGGGCCGCGAGCGGAATTTCGTCTTCGATTTCATCGACGTCGGCTACCACATCGACCGCGCGGCGGAGCACGCCGGTTTCCCGCTGCTGCGGGTCGAGCTGGCGGAGGCGTGGATCGAGGCACTGGCACCCGCCGAGGTCGCCGCCCGCGACCATCGGGCATTGCTGCTGGCGTCGCAGGCAGCAGGCGTGGCGGAAAAACTTGTGGCGGTGCGTGACGCGGCGGCGGCCGGCGGCATCCAGTCGACCCGCACCTGGATCGTGCTCTGCCTGCAGGCGGACATCCCCGGCTGTGGCGAGGGCCTGGTCGACGCGATCCTCCCGCATGCCGAAGCCACCCGGTCGCTGTCGATGGTGCACCTGGCCGTGGCCTACGCCGAGGGCCTCGGCATGGAGCCCGACCAGGGCGCCGCGGATGCGCTGCTTGCCGCGGCAGATCGTCGTTCGCGCCCAGGTGACGCGCTGGTCGAATACCTCTCGCTGCGTGCGCTCGCACGGGACGGGGACGTCGCGGAGGCGTCGCGCGCACGCCTCCGCGCGCTCGCGGGCGAAGGACAGCCAGCGGCCGTGCTGGCCTTCCTGGCCGACGGGCCCGCGATCGAAACGTGGCCCGCAGGGCTTGCCGAGCGGCTTGCCGCCTCGTCCTTCAAGAGCTCCGGCAGCGCTGCGCGCCTGCTGGCGCAGCATCATCGCCAGGCCAGCAGGGCAAGCGACGCGGACGCGTGGCTCGAGCGGGCTGCGGCGCTCGGGGATGCGCAGGCGCAGTCCGAACTGGGCTTTGCACTGGTTGACGAGGTGCCGCTGGACGACGCGCGGCAGGCGCGCGCCGAGGCCCTGCTGCGCGAAGCGGCGCACGGTGGCGACATCGGCGGCGCGCGCTACAGCGCGATGGTGTCCGCCCGGCAGGGGCGGGTGCGCGAGGCCGAGACCTGGTTGCTGCCGGCCATGCGCCGCGGTTCCGCCCCGGCTGCGCTGGACCTGGCGCGGATGGTGCTGACGCAGCCGGAGCCGGTGACCCGGATCACCATCGCGGCCACCCTCGACATGCTCCGCGAGCTTGCCAGCGAAGCAGGTGGTCTGGCCGAGGCGCGCCAGATGCTCGCGGAGGTGCTCATCGACGGCATCGGCACCGACAAGGCGCCGGCCGAGGCCGAGGCGCTCCTGCTCGTGGACGCCGAGACGGGCGACGTGACGTCGATGGCCTACCTCGGCAGTGGCTACCTGCGCGGCGTGTTCGGTACGCGCGACGTGGCGGCCGGTCGCGCGTGGATGGAGCGCGCGGTCGCCACCGGTGACCCGGACGCGTACGCGGAGTTCGGCAGCGGTCTGTACTACGGCGGCGAAACCGCCGCCGAACGCGCGGAAGGGATCGCGTGGTGGACGAAGGGGCTGGAGGCCGGCAACGACATGGCCGCCAACAACCTGGCCTGGGCGTTCTGCACGTCGCGCCACGCGGACGTGCAGGATGCCCGGCGCGGACTCGAGGTCGCGCGCGCACTGGAGGCGCGGATTGCCGACGCCCGCCCGGGCCTCGTCGATACCTTCGCCGCGTGCCACGCGGCCGCAGGCGACCACGCGCAGGCCGTCGTGCTCCAGCAGCGCGCGATCGACGGGCTGCCCAAGCGCGACGACGGGCAGCCCGATGACCGCAGCGGCTACGGCGACAGGCTGGCGCTGTACCGCGCAGGGCGGGCGTATGTCGAAGTCGAGGATCCCTGA
- a CDS encoding phosphoglycerate kinase — translation MTILRMTDLDLAGKRVLVRQDLNVPVAAGRVTSDQRITASLPTLRALLDAGAAVMVMSHLGRPTEGSWSEADSLAPVALRLSELLGRDVPLVRDYLDGVDVAPGQLVLLENCRMNVGEKADDEALAKRYAALCDVFVMDAFGTAHRAQASTHGVIHHAAQAVGGPLLMAELDALAKALHQPARPLLAIVAGSKVSTKLELLSSLVGKVDQLIVGGGIANTFIAAEGHGVGASLHEVDLLGTARDIMAKARARGAEIPVPTDVVVAPAFKADAPATVKPVDAIADGEMVLDIGPETAARYAEMIAKAGTVLWNGPVGVFEFDAFGKGTETLARAIAASPAFSIAGGGDTLAAVDKYGIAGDISYISTGGGAFLEFLEGKVLPAVAALEQRAG, via the coding sequence ATGACCATCCTCCGCATGACCGACCTCGACCTCGCCGGCAAGCGCGTCCTGGTCCGCCAGGACCTCAACGTGCCCGTGGCCGCCGGCCGCGTCACCTCCGACCAGCGCATCACCGCGTCGTTGCCGACGCTGCGCGCGCTGCTCGACGCCGGCGCCGCGGTGATGGTCATGTCGCACCTCGGGCGCCCCACGGAGGGCAGCTGGAGCGAAGCGGATTCGCTCGCGCCGGTCGCCCTGCGCCTGTCCGAGCTGCTCGGCCGCGACGTGCCGCTGGTGCGCGACTACCTCGATGGCGTCGACGTGGCCCCTGGCCAGCTGGTGCTGCTCGAGAACTGCCGCATGAACGTCGGCGAGAAGGCCGACGACGAAGCGCTCGCGAAGCGGTATGCCGCGCTGTGCGACGTGTTCGTGATGGACGCGTTCGGCACCGCGCACCGCGCGCAGGCGTCCACCCACGGCGTGATCCACCATGCCGCGCAGGCGGTTGGCGGCCCGCTGCTGATGGCCGAACTGGATGCGCTGGCCAAGGCGCTGCACCAGCCGGCGCGTCCGCTGCTGGCAATCGTCGCCGGCTCCAAGGTGTCCACCAAGCTCGAGCTGCTGTCGTCGCTGGTCGGCAAGGTCGACCAGCTGATCGTCGGCGGCGGCATCGCCAACACCTTCATTGCCGCGGAAGGCCACGGTGTCGGTGCATCGCTGCACGAAGTCGACCTGCTCGGCACCGCGCGCGACATCATGGCCAAGGCGCGCGCGCGTGGCGCCGAGATACCGGTGCCGACCGACGTCGTGGTGGCGCCGGCGTTCAAGGCCGATGCGCCGGCGACGGTGAAGCCGGTCGACGCGATCGCCGACGGCGAGATGGTGCTCGACATCGGCCCGGAGACCGCCGCGCGTTACGCGGAGATGATCGCCAAGGCCGGCACGGTGTTGTGGAACGGGCCTGTCGGCGTGTTCGAGTTCGATGCGTTCGGCAAGGGCACCGAGACGCTGGCGCGCGCGATCGCGGCGTCGCCTGCGTTCTCGATCGCCGGCGGCGGCGACACCCTGGCGGCGGTCGACAAGTACGGCATTGCCGGCGACATCTCCTACATCTCCACCGGCGGCGGCGCGTTCCTGGAGTTCCTGGAAGGCAAGGTGCTGCCGGCGGTTGCCGCGCTGGAGCAGCGCGCGGGCTGA
- the pyk gene encoding pyruvate kinase, with amino-acid sequence MSDHRRRTRILATLGPATDAPGVLDALLQAGVNAVRLNFSHGDPADQAARAQAVREAAQRAGVEVGILADLPGPKIRVERFAEGRVALVAGARFDLLASVDAPLGTQHEVGVSYLGLPGDLAPGDVLMLDDGMVQLRVERIQGPRIVTVVLNDSVLSDRKGLNKLGGGLSLGALTERDRELIAVAAGIGVDFIAVSFCRNAADMDEARAIARAHGSDAAMVSKVERAEAIENLGEVIDASDVVMVARGDLGVEIGDAELPGLQKKIIRESLARGKVVITATQMLQSMVDSPMPTRAEVLDVANAVIDGTDAVMLSAETAAGSFPVRAVEAMARICVGAERQFAHDTDFEAAQRNLERADQAIAMAAMFLSEHIGVRAIVAMTESGGTARYLSRYRSGAPIYAFSRHDGARRRMTLMRDVFPMGYDSRGQTALEAGRGSVRALVEAGLLSVGERVVFTSGQHMETHGATNTLRLLKVGEQGHAEGLGEL; translated from the coding sequence ATGTCCGACCACCGCCGCCGTACCCGCATCCTCGCCACCCTCGGGCCCGCGACCGACGCGCCCGGTGTCCTGGACGCGCTGCTGCAGGCCGGGGTGAACGCGGTGCGCCTGAATTTCTCGCACGGCGATCCGGCCGACCAGGCCGCGCGTGCGCAGGCGGTGCGCGAGGCCGCGCAGCGTGCCGGCGTCGAGGTCGGCATCCTCGCCGACCTGCCCGGGCCGAAGATCCGCGTCGAGCGTTTCGCCGAAGGTCGCGTGGCGCTGGTTGCCGGCGCGCGTTTCGACCTGCTGGCCAGCGTGGACGCGCCCCTCGGCACGCAGCACGAGGTCGGCGTCAGCTACCTCGGCCTGCCCGGCGACCTTGCGCCCGGCGACGTGCTGATGCTCGACGACGGCATGGTGCAGCTGCGCGTGGAGCGCATCCAGGGTCCGCGCATCGTCACCGTGGTGCTCAACGACAGCGTGCTGTCGGACCGCAAGGGGCTGAACAAGCTGGGCGGCGGCCTGTCGCTGGGCGCGCTCACCGAGCGCGACCGCGAGCTGATCGCCGTCGCCGCGGGCATCGGCGTGGATTTCATCGCGGTGTCGTTCTGCCGCAACGCCGCCGACATGGACGAGGCGCGTGCGATCGCGCGCGCGCACGGCTCGGATGCGGCGATGGTGTCGAAGGTGGAGCGCGCCGAGGCGATCGAGAACCTCGGCGAAGTGATCGATGCCAGCGACGTGGTGATGGTGGCGCGCGGCGACCTGGGCGTGGAGATCGGCGACGCCGAGCTGCCGGGCCTGCAGAAGAAGATCATCCGCGAGTCGCTGGCGCGCGGAAAAGTCGTGATCACCGCCACGCAGATGCTGCAGTCGATGGTCGACAGCCCGATGCCGACGCGCGCGGAAGTGCTCGACGTCGCCAACGCGGTGATCGACGGCACCGACGCGGTGATGCTGTCGGCCGAGACCGCGGCCGGCAGTTTCCCGGTGCGTGCGGTGGAAGCGATGGCGCGGATCTGCGTGGGCGCCGAGCGCCAGTTCGCGCACGACACCGACTTCGAGGCGGCGCAGCGCAACCTCGAACGCGCCGACCAGGCGATCGCGATGGCGGCGATGTTCCTGTCCGAGCACATCGGCGTGCGCGCGATCGTGGCGATGACCGAATCCGGCGGTACCGCGCGCTACCTGTCGCGCTACCGCTCCGGTGCGCCGATCTACGCGTTCTCGCGCCACGATGGCGCGCGCCGGCGCATGACCCTGATGCGCGACGTGTTCCCGATGGGCTACGACAGCCGCGGCCAGACCGCGCTCGAAGCCGGCCGCGGCAGCGTGCGCGCGCTGGTCGAGGCCGGCCTGCTGTCGGTGGGCGAGCGCGTGGTGTTCACCAGCGGCCAGCACATGGAGACGCACGGCGCCACCAACACCCTGCGCCTGCTGAAGGTCGGCGAGCAGGGCCACGCCGAGGGCCTGGGCGAGCTCTGA
- the cysK gene encoding cysteine synthase A produces the protein MIHDSILDTIGSTPVVRLNRIAPGNVDIYAKIESFNPGGSVKDRLAIAIILDAEKRGVLKPGDTVVEATSGNTGVALAMVCAARGYKFVATMADSFSIERRKLMRAYGAKLILTPAAERGSGMVRRARELAEKHGWFLASQFTNPANPAWHRNTTAAEILQDFAGRRLDHFVTGWGTGGTLTGVGEMLRLARPEVKVTACEPEVAALLQGKEFSPHKIQGWTPDFVPEVLNRDVADQVLSVADADAIATARRLAAEEGIFVGISAGATVSAALEVAKTARDGDVILAMLPDTGERYFSTPLFEGVSEGSDDEWLAGLP, from the coding sequence ATGATCCACGACAGCATCCTCGACACCATCGGCAGCACTCCGGTCGTGCGGCTCAACCGCATCGCGCCTGGCAACGTCGACATCTACGCGAAAATCGAATCGTTCAATCCCGGCGGCTCGGTCAAGGACCGGCTGGCGATCGCCATCATCCTGGACGCCGAGAAGCGCGGCGTGCTCAAGCCCGGCGACACCGTGGTCGAAGCGACCTCGGGCAACACCGGCGTGGCCCTGGCGATGGTCTGCGCCGCGCGTGGCTACAAGTTCGTGGCCACCATGGCGGATTCGTTCTCGATCGAGCGCCGCAAGCTGATGCGCGCGTATGGCGCCAAGCTCATTCTCACGCCGGCCGCCGAGCGCGGCAGCGGCATGGTGCGCCGCGCCCGGGAACTCGCCGAAAAACACGGCTGGTTCCTTGCCAGCCAGTTCACCAACCCGGCAAACCCCGCCTGGCACCGCAACACCACCGCGGCCGAGATCCTGCAGGACTTCGCCGGCCGCCGGCTCGACCATTTCGTCACCGGCTGGGGCACCGGCGGCACGCTCACCGGCGTCGGCGAGATGCTGCGGCTCGCACGCCCTGAAGTGAAGGTCACCGCTTGCGAGCCGGAAGTGGCGGCGCTGCTGCAGGGCAAGGAATTCTCGCCGCACAAGATCCAGGGCTGGACGCCGGACTTCGTGCCCGAGGTGCTCAACCGCGATGTCGCCGACCAGGTGCTGTCGGTCGCCGACGCCGATGCCATCGCCACCGCGCGCCGGCTCGCCGCCGAGGAAGGCATCTTCGTCGGCATCTCGGCCGGCGCAACCGTGTCCGCGGCGCTCGAGGTGGCGAAGACCGCGCGCGACGGCGACGTGATCCTGGCGATGCTGCCCGACACCGGCGAGCGCTACTTCTCCACGCCTCTGTTCGAGGGCGTCAGCGAAGGATCGGATGACGAGTGGCTGGCGGGGCTGCCCTGA
- a CDS encoding efflux RND transporter periplasmic adaptor subunit, whose translation MPCSPISKPFLRWLPAALALALAACGGQDAPAARTEAAVMVTTATVAIRPFNDRIRALATVNARESVDVTAKVSETVDRVHFESGDEVAAGAPLATLSGQQQDAALAAARATANEADRLYRRQQELAAQQLIARASLDTQGATRDSARAQVRQIEANLRDRVIRAPFAGVLGIRRVSPGALVTPGTVIATLDDIARVHVDFPVPEAQLGHVAAGQRVTGTSSAWPGRAFEGAVSIVDSRVDAATRAVTVRADFANAERLLRPGMLLQVELERPSRDALLVPEIAIVQVGRDSFVYRVKADDTVEQVIVGIGARDAGYAEVTSGLAAGDRIVVDGTGKLRPGLAVREAAPASATPARAAEPAGSTEAGDPAAAAPAGT comes from the coding sequence ATGCCCTGTTCCCCGATTTCCAAGCCGTTCCTGCGCTGGCTGCCGGCCGCGCTCGCACTCGCCCTCGCTGCCTGCGGAGGGCAGGATGCCCCGGCGGCGCGCACCGAGGCCGCCGTCATGGTCACCACGGCGACCGTGGCGATCCGGCCGTTCAACGACCGCATCCGTGCGCTTGCCACCGTCAATGCGCGTGAATCGGTGGACGTCACCGCCAAGGTCAGCGAGACGGTCGACCGCGTGCATTTCGAGAGCGGCGATGAAGTGGCCGCCGGTGCGCCACTGGCGACGCTGAGCGGGCAACAGCAGGACGCCGCGCTGGCAGCCGCGCGCGCCACCGCCAACGAGGCCGACCGCCTGTACCGCCGCCAGCAGGAACTCGCCGCGCAGCAGCTCATCGCGCGCGCCTCGCTCGATACCCAGGGCGCCACGCGCGACAGCGCGCGTGCCCAGGTGCGGCAGATCGAAGCCAACCTGCGCGACCGCGTGATCCGCGCGCCGTTCGCCGGCGTGCTCGGCATCCGCCGGGTCAGCCCCGGCGCGCTGGTGACGCCCGGTACGGTGATCGCCACGCTGGATGACATCGCGCGGGTCCACGTCGACTTCCCGGTGCCCGAGGCGCAGCTTGGGCACGTGGCGGCAGGACAGCGCGTCACCGGCACCAGCAGCGCATGGCCTGGCCGCGCGTTCGAAGGTGCGGTGAGCATCGTCGATTCGCGCGTCGACGCGGCGACGCGCGCCGTCACCGTGCGCGCCGACTTCGCCAATGCCGAACGCCTGCTGCGCCCCGGCATGCTGCTGCAGGTGGAGCTGGAGCGACCGTCGCGCGATGCACTGCTGGTCCCCGAGATCGCCATCGTCCAGGTGGGTCGCGACTCGTTCGTGTATCGGGTGAAGGCGGATGACACCGTCGAGCAGGTCATCGTCGGGATCGGCGCGCGCGACGCCGGCTACGCCGAAGTCACCAGCGGGCTGGCCGCCGGCGACCGCATCGTCGTCGACGGCACCGGCAAGCTGCGCCCCGGGCTCGCCGTCCGCGAGGCGGCGCCGGCGTCCGCCACGCCGGCACGCGCCGCCGAGCCCGCTGGATCCACGGAAGCCGGCGATCCCGCCGCCGCGGCACCGGCCGGGACCTAA
- a CDS encoding DUF3857 domain-containing protein, with translation MRWLIVLACLLLPVAATAQVTHARGEFAFAIEAEPGFVQRVEVPLEWDPAAPGHDEPRWRYWWHDAQTDRRGAADHQYAEHVFEPRATSVLGEAGRFQVSFNPDYQTLAFHRVELRRDGRWVDRLVPERISLARRERGFEQDLADGLVSALVVLDDVRVGDVVRVSYSIKGSNPVLAGQVSDWSQLGWRNPVLGNRLRVLYDPGTEPAVHREHTDAEAVVTRRDDGVEVVVASAAMAAVLDEGDYPAWHQPFPQVQVAPARSWADVVAWALPLYPPPPPLPADLEARLREWARIRSPLERLTAVARAVQDEVRYFGVEMGENTHRPSAPGVTWERRFGDCKDKSYLLVTLLRRLDIHAEPALASVGRGRAVAGFVPSASDFDHVIVRVRLGREVRWVDPTQTYRGGAAGDADLSGYGMVLPLVAGSAAMVEIAAPAVGPGGVHVTERYAPAADAAHVTLEVATVYSGDAADGARRGAATERREERGRRYADYYRKRFGELDAVSLPVILDDRDRNRITVTETYLLRDALQAEGAARAMDTYADSLDSPSRLPSVMQRHGPLAASQRGRYRHDIEFHMPEGWSARFGQERDVQAVEGFAYSREVDVLDGVAALRYQLDVAGRDVEPGEVRTHVGSLRKVRDGLSARLRFQPPAAQASAERRRRLEALLKDTMKKDGQ, from the coding sequence ATGCGTTGGCTGATCGTATTGGCGTGCCTGCTGTTGCCTGTTGCCGCGACAGCGCAGGTGACGCACGCGAGGGGCGAGTTCGCGTTCGCGATCGAAGCGGAGCCCGGCTTCGTGCAGCGCGTTGAAGTTCCGCTGGAGTGGGACCCGGCCGCGCCCGGCCACGACGAGCCGCGTTGGCGCTACTGGTGGCATGACGCGCAGACCGACCGCCGTGGCGCTGCCGACCACCAGTACGCGGAGCATGTGTTCGAACCGCGTGCCACCTCGGTGCTGGGGGAGGCGGGGCGGTTCCAGGTGTCGTTCAACCCCGACTACCAGACGCTGGCGTTCCACCGCGTGGAGCTGCGCCGCGACGGCCGCTGGGTCGACCGCCTGGTGCCGGAGCGGATCTCGCTGGCGCGCCGCGAGCGCGGGTTCGAACAGGATCTCGCCGACGGCCTGGTGTCGGCGCTGGTGGTGCTGGACGACGTGCGCGTGGGCGACGTGGTGCGTGTCTCGTATTCGATCAAGGGCAGCAATCCGGTGCTCGCCGGGCAGGTGTCGGACTGGTCGCAGCTCGGCTGGCGCAACCCCGTGCTCGGCAACCGCCTGCGCGTGCTGTACGACCCGGGCACCGAGCCCGCCGTCCACCGCGAACACACCGATGCCGAAGCCGTGGTCACCCGGCGCGATGACGGCGTGGAAGTGGTCGTGGCCAGCGCGGCGATGGCCGCCGTGCTCGACGAAGGCGACTACCCCGCCTGGCACCAGCCGTTTCCGCAGGTGCAGGTGGCACCGGCGCGCAGCTGGGCGGACGTCGTGGCCTGGGCCCTGCCGCTGTATCCGCCGCCGCCGCCGCTGCCGGCGGACCTGGAGGCGCGCCTGCGCGAGTGGGCCAGGATCCGCAGCCCGCTGGAGCGGCTGACCGCGGTGGCGCGGGCGGTCCAGGATGAAGTCCGCTATTTCGGCGTCGAGATGGGCGAGAACACCCACAGGCCGAGCGCGCCCGGGGTCACATGGGAGCGCCGCTTCGGCGACTGCAAGGACAAGTCCTACCTGCTGGTCACGCTGTTGCGCCGACTCGACATCCACGCCGAACCGGCGCTGGCTTCTGTCGGCCGGGGCCGCGCGGTCGCCGGCTTCGTGCCCTCGGCGTCCGACTTCGACCACGTCATCGTGCGCGTCCGCCTCGGTCGCGAGGTGCGCTGGGTGGATCCCACGCAGACCTACCGCGGCGGTGCCGCGGGCGATGCCGACCTGAGCGGCTACGGCATGGTGCTGCCGCTGGTGGCCGGCTCCGCGGCGATGGTCGAGATCGCGGCGCCCGCCGTCGGCCCGGGTGGCGTGCACGTCACCGAACGCTACGCCCCGGCCGCCGATGCCGCCCACGTCACGCTCGAAGTGGCGACCGTCTACAGCGGCGATGCCGCGGATGGCGCGCGCCGCGGGGCCGCCACGGAGCGTCGCGAGGAGCGGGGCCGGCGCTATGCCGACTACTACCGCAAGCGCTTCGGCGAGCTCGACGCGGTGTCGCTGCCGGTGATCCTCGATGACCGCGACCGGAACCGCATCACGGTCACCGAGACCTACCTGCTCAGGGACGCGCTTCAAGCCGAAGGCGCCGCGCGCGCCATGGATACCTATGCGGACTCGCTGGACTCGCCGAGCCGCCTGCCGTCGGTGATGCAGCGCCACGGGCCACTGGCCGCCAGCCAGCGCGGCCGCTATCGCCATGACATCGAATTCCACATGCCGGAAGGCTGGAGCGCGCGCTTCGGCCAGGAGCGGGACGTGCAGGCCGTCGAAGGATTCGCGTACAGCCGCGAGGTCGACGTGCTGGATGGCGTGGCGGCCCTGCGTTACCAGCTCGACGTCGCCGGGCGCGATGTCGAACCCGGCGAGGTGCGCACGCACGTGGGCAGCCTGCGCAAGGTGCGCGACGGACTGTCGGCGCGCCTGCGCTTCCAGCCGCCGGCCGCGCAGGCGTCGGCGGAGCGGCGCCGCAGGCTGGAGGCCCTGTTGAAGGACACCATGAAGAAGGACGGGCAATGA